A genomic stretch from Arachis stenosperma cultivar V10309 chromosome 3, arast.V10309.gnm1.PFL2, whole genome shotgun sequence includes:
- the LOC130965963 gene encoding uncharacterized protein LOC130965963, with protein sequence MEKGLRQGEAIRNRRISPLLFGKNNIELSRLQFADDTILFCPPEEETIRNYARLLKYFEVTSGLHINFDKSILIPINCEQSWTCNMCNLLGCNEANLLVRYLGISLRANPRQVNTWKPIIDKVEEKISFWKEKVLNKVDKLVLIKFVLNSLLVYYLILYKMPRTVVENLIFLQRKFLWSKEEGRNGLAMVKWKVVQALKKLAQTLPSRGGLWKDIYQL encoded by the exons ATGGAGAAGGGATTGAGACAAG GGGAGGCAATCAGAAATAGACGTATTTCGCCTTTGTTGTTTGGCAAGAATAATATAGAATTGTCACGTCTCCAATTTGCTGATGACACTATATTGTTCTGTCCACCGGAGGAGGAGACCATCAGAAACTATGCCAGGTTGCTAAAGTATTTTGAGGTGACGTCGGGGTTACATATCAACTTCGATAAGTCTATTTTGATCCCAATCAATTGCGAACAGTCGTGGACTTGCAACATGTGCAACTTATTGGGATGTAACGAGGCTAACCTTCTAGTCAGATATCTGGGCATTTCTCTAAGAGCGAACCCAAGGCAGGTCAATACTTGGAAGCCGATTATTGATAAAGTTGAGGAGAAGATTAGCTTTTGGAAGGAAAAAGTGCTCAATAAAGTGGATAAGTTAGTCCTTATTAAATTTGTGTTGAATAGCTTGTTGGTGTACTACTTGATCCTATATAAGATGCCGAGGACAGTGGtagaaaatttgattttcttgcAGAGAAAATTCCTATGGAGTAAGGAGGAAGGAAGGAATGGGCTGGCAATGGTTAAGTGGAAAGTGGTTCAGGCTCTTAAAAAGTTGG CTCAGACATTGCCTAGTAGAGGGGGTCTATGGAAGGATATCTATCAGCTCTAG
- the LOC130965964 gene encoding uncharacterized protein LOC130965964 — translation MSEENAAALRYGECEGFCFLVSRDFQVVSVRSVYGAHTRVEKLTVWEELSFIAGLCQVPICYMGDFNEVIQIEERKDQDRLTASAEDFKDWIQDMQLVDLPLNNRKFTWFRGRSCSCIDRVLLSVEWIEEFSKIRLKGGPRGLSDHCPIIVEDSKFRGGPRPFQSLDSWFTYEGFLRMVREEWRNLGELQITEKLKALTLPLGRWHKDKFSDVDKKIQHIEEKIKKIDNMAGNGIYDGTVEARKKALRSPVVGFRDGLVNRIDEEESVALERMPTTEEVREAVWDCESSMAPESDEFTSVVLKFFRSLRLPSDSNITWVALAPKFTGAKEIKDLRSISIVGCVYKVISKVMVQRMISVMPCLVGETQSAFVKVRKIHDGALIACETVQWLKMRKMEAAIIKLDFQKAYDRVNGASWILCYRRWDLVGRGEVR, via the exons ATGAGTGAGGAAAATGCAGCAGCTTTGCGTTATGGAGAGTGTGAGGGTTTTTGCTTTCTAGTTTCTAGGGATTTTCAAGTTGTGAGTGTAAGAAGTG TGTATGGTGCTCATACTAGAGTGGAGAAACTTACTGTATGGGAGGAATTGAGTTTTATAGCTGGATTATGTCAAGTTCCGATATGTTACATGGGAGACTTTAATGAGGTTATACAGATTGAAGAGAGGAAAGATCAGGACAGGTTAACAGCATCAGCAGAAGATTTTAAAGATTGGATCCAAGATATGCAGCTAGTGGACTTGCCGTTGAATAATCGTAAATTTACATGGTTTAGAGGCCGCTCTTGCAGTTGTATTGATAGAGTCCTATTAAGTGTAGAATGGATTGAGGAGTTCTCTAAGATTCGATTAAAAGGTGGACCAAGAGGTTTGTCAGATCACTGCCCAATTATAGTTGAGGACTCCAAATTTAGAGGTGGACCACGACCTTTTCAAAGCTTAGACTCTTGGTTTACATATGAGGGTTTTTTAAGAATGGTTAGGGAAGAATGGAGGAATCTTGGCGAACTGCAGATCACAGAGAAACTGAAGGCCCTAACGTTGCCTTTAGGGAGATGGCATAAGGACAAATTTAGTGATGTGGACAAAAAAATCCAGCACATTGAGGAGAAAATCAAGAAGATAGATAATATGGCTGGCAATGGCATTTATGATGGTACAGTGGAGGCTAGAAAGAAGGCTCTG AGATCGCCGGTTGTAGGGTTTAGGGACGGTTTGGTAAATCGAATTGATGAAGAGGAGTCTGTAGCATTGGAGAGAATGCCAACAACGGAAGAGGTTAGAGAGGCTGTTTGGGATTGTGAGTCTTCTATGGCGCCAGAAAGTGATG AGTTCACGTCAGTTGTGTTGAAATTTTTTCGATCATTAAGGTTGCCTTCGGATTCGAATATTACGTGGGTGGCCCTAGCACCTAAGTTTACTGGAGCCAAGGAGATTAAAGACCTCCGGTCGATTAGCATAGTAGGTTGCGTATATAAAGTAATCTCTAAAGTGATGGTCCAAAGGATGATATCAGTGATGCCATGTCTAGTAGGGGAGACACAGAGCGCATTTGTGAAGGTTCGGAAAATACATGATGGGGCACTTATTGCATGCGAAACAGTGCAATGGTTGAAGATGAGGAAGATGGAAGCGGCGATCATTAAATTAGACTTTCAGAAGGCGTATGATCGGGTAAATGGAGCTTCGTGGATATTGTGTTACAGAAGATGGGATTTGGTTGGACGTGGAGAAGTTAGGTGA
- the LOC130965884 gene encoding leucine-rich repeat extensin-like protein 4: protein MKKENQNVSVVAVLTALLFAGTLSSVCASNSKQTSFSGELSHVETMYIKQRQLLYYRDEFGDRGENVTVDPSLVFENQRIRNAYIALQAWKQAIVSDPLNFTANWVGSDVCSYTGVYCAPALDNPKIRTVAGIDLNHADIAGYLPEELGLLVDLALFHINSNRFCGTLPHRFDKLKLLFELDLSNNRFAGKFPAVVLRLPTLKFLDLRFNEFEGGVPRELFDKDLDAIFINHNRFVFEIPDNLGNSPVSVIVLANNRFHGCIPASIGNMSNLNEIILMNNELRACLPSEIGLLKNLTVFDISFNQLLGPLPDAIGGAVSLEQLDVAHNLLSGNIPASICMLPNLQNFTYSYNFFTGEPPACLRLASFDDRTNCLPGRPLQRSAAQCRSFLSKPVDCNSFGCKPFVPSPSHPSPPSPSSPSSPSPSPSSPPSIPSPSLPSPSSPPSPPSPSSPNAPGQGPPPSTPTPIPSPPRSEPSPIYRPPSPPSTPPSFPPINTPPSPPSFPPINTPPSPPSTSPPYTPHSPPPPPPLYSPPSPPPSPIYTPPSPTQPAPPSEPSPTPTPTPPYCVRSPPPPPPPPNSPSIPAPELSPPPPSPYHYTSPPPPTHSPPPPTYNQSPPPPPPCIEPPPPPPPSPTPYLPPPSPSPPPPPVQHNSPRPHHPPVHYSSPPPPPAQYSSPPPPPAQYSSPPPPVHYSSPPPPTPVHYSSPPPPASSPPCEETPPSPTPSPPPSPVYEGPLPPVVGVPYSSPPPPPFY, encoded by the coding sequence ATGAAGAAGGAAAATCAAAACGTTTCCGTTGTAGCTGTCCTCACTGCATTGTTGTTTGCAGGTACATTGTCATCAGTGTGTGCCTCCAACTCCAAGCAAACAAGCTTCAGTGGCGAACTCAGCCATGTGGAAACCATGTACATCAAGCAGCGGCAGTTGCTCTACTACAGGGACGAGTTCGGTGACAGAGGAGAGAATGTCACCGTAGACCCTTCCCTGGTGTTTGAGAACCAGCGCATCAGAAACGCCTACATTGCCTTGCAAGCATGGAAGCAAGCCATTGTTTCCGATCCTCTCAACTTCACAGCAAACTGGGTAGGATCTGATGTGTGCAGCTACACTGGGGTCTACTGTGCACCCGCACTGGACAACCCTAAGATCCGCACCGTTGCTGGCATTGATCTGAACCATGCGGATATTGCTGGCTACTTACCGGAAGAGCTTGGTCTCTTGGTGGATCTTGCCCTCTTCCACATTAACTCAAACAGGTTCTGTGGCACATTACCGCACCGCTTCGATAAGCTCAAGCTCTTGTTCGAATTGGATCTCAGTAACAACCGCTTCGCCGGCAAGTTCCCTGCTGTGGTACTGAGACTCCCAACCCTCAAGTTCTTGGATCTGAGGTTCAACGAGTTCGAAGGTGGGGTCCCCAGAGAGCTCTTTGACAAAGATCTTGACGCCATTTTCATCAATCACAACAGGTTCGTCTTTGAAATTCCTGATAACTTAGGAAACTCGCCGGTTTCCGTTATTGTGTTGGCCAACAACAGGTTCCATGGTTGCATCCCTGCAAGCATTGGGAACATGTCGAACCTCAACGAGATCATTCTCATGAACAATGAGCTCAGAGCGTGCTTGCCTTCCGAGATTGGCTTGTTGAAGAACCTCACAGTCTTTGATATCAGCTTCAACCAGCTCTTGGGACCATTGCCGGACGCCATTGGAGGAGCTGTGAGCTTGGAGCAGTTAGACGTAGCGCACAACTTGCTCTCTGGGAACATTCCGGCCAGTATTTGCATGCTGCCAAATCTTCAGAACTTCACTTATTCTTATAACTTCTTCACAGGGGAGCCGCCGGCGTGCCTGAGGCTGGCATCGTTTGATGACCGGACGAACTGCTTGCCGGGAAGGCCGTTGCAGAGATCCGCGGCCCAATGTAGGTCGTTCTTGTCTAAACCTGTGGACTGTAACTCGTTTGGATGCAAGCCATTTGTTCCTTCCCCTTCACATCCTTCGCCTCCTTCGCCTTCTTCACCTTCTTCACCTTCACCCTCACCCTCTTCACCGCCTTCTATTCCTTCACCTTCTCTGCCTTCTCCCTCTTCGCCACCGTCTCCCCCTTCGCCTTCTTCCCCCAATGCACCAGGACAAGGTCCTCCTCCATCAACTCCTACTCCAATACCTTCTCCACCTAGAAGCGAACCTTCCCCAATTTATAGACCACCCTCTCCTCCCTCCACACCACCCTCTTTccctcctataaataccccgcCATCACCACCCTCTTTCCCTCCTATTAATACCCCGCCATCACCACCATCAACATCTCCACCTTACACTCCACATTCTCCTCCTCCGCCACCGCCTCTTTACTCTCCTCCATCGCCCCCGCCATCACCAATCTATACACCACCTTCACCCACGCAGCCAGCACCTCCATCTGAGCCTTCACCTACCCCAACCCCAACGCCACCATACTGTGTCCGGTCGCCACCGCCTCCGCCTCCGCCGCCAAATTCTCCATCAATACCGGCTCCTGAATTATCCCCGCCCCCACCTTCGCCTTATCATTATACCTCGCCGCCACCTCCCACTCACTCACCTCCGCCACCCACATATAACCAATCACCGCCACCTCCACCACCCTGCATAGAACCTCCTCCACCGCCACCACCTTCTCCCACACCTTATCTCCCACCACCATCCCCATCACCTCCACCTCCACCGGTTCAACATAATTCCCCGCGACCACATCATCCACCGGTCCACTATAGTTCACCACCACCGCCACCGGCACAATATAGTTCACCACCACCGCCACCGGCACAATATAGTTCTCCACCACCCCCTGTCCATTACAgttcaccaccaccaccaacccCTGTTCATTATAGTTCTCCGCCGCCACCAGCATCATCACCACCCTGCGAAGAAACTCCACCATCTCCGACCCCTTCCCCACCACCATCCCCTGTATATGAAGGGCCATTGCCACCTGTCGTCGGAGTCCCGTACTCATCGCCTCCACCACCACCTTTCTATTAA